In Salinirussus salinus, the following proteins share a genomic window:
- a CDS encoding inositol monophosphatase family protein: MDETHRAAVAERAARAGGVVAREMFRQEIAVETKTDKSDVVTVADRDAQQQAVATVRQEFPEDPFLCEEEVAVVGGVDRRDSVPTTGPVWVVDPIDGTANYVRGLRYWATVVAALVDGDPVGVATYLPAQDDIYTAGPESTTKNGEPLRVSDRSDPGTFALGAVGRWPREDGGASLDDLGSRFGDVRRVGSMQATLALVAAGSLEGAVATGTPHPWDSVAGAELVRRAGGTVTDLRGEPWTHDSTGLVASNGRAHERLLDAVSEPDGD, translated from the coding sequence ATGGACGAGACCCACCGGGCAGCCGTCGCCGAACGGGCCGCCCGGGCGGGCGGCGTCGTCGCCCGGGAGATGTTCCGACAGGAGATCGCCGTCGAGACGAAAACCGACAAGAGCGACGTCGTCACCGTCGCCGACAGGGACGCCCAGCAACAGGCAGTCGCGACCGTCCGCCAGGAGTTCCCCGAGGACCCCTTCCTCTGTGAGGAGGAGGTCGCGGTCGTCGGCGGCGTCGACCGCCGCGATTCCGTGCCGACGACCGGCCCGGTCTGGGTGGTCGACCCCATCGACGGGACCGCAAACTACGTCCGCGGGCTGCGGTACTGGGCGACGGTCGTCGCGGCGCTGGTCGACGGCGACCCCGTCGGCGTCGCCACCTATCTCCCAGCGCAGGATGACATCTACACGGCCGGGCCGGAGAGCACGACGAAAAACGGCGAGCCCCTGCGGGTCAGCGACCGGTCCGACCCCGGCACGTTCGCCCTCGGGGCAGTCGGCCGGTGGCCCCGGGAGGACGGCGGGGCCAGCCTGGACGACCTCGGGAGCCGGTTCGGCGACGTCCGACGGGTCGGCAGCATGCAGGCGACGCTCGCGCTCGTCGCCGCCGGCTCCCTGGAGGGGGCGGTCGCGACCGGCACTCCCCACCCCTGGGACAGCGTCGCCGGCGCCGAACTCGTCCGGCGGGCGGGCGGAACCGTGACCGACCTCCGGGGCGAGCCGTGGACACACGACAGCACCGGCCTGGTGGCCTCCAACGGGCGGGCGCACGAGCGCTTGCTCGACGCTGTGAGCGAGCCCGACGGGGACTGA
- a CDS encoding DUF63 family protein, with translation MEVLDRYGVSPEQAWVGSLVAAVAVIVGAAVAFTEQVYYGFIWRYFWGPVHADAVSVECLVYVRETGEVVRGATLAEGCSRATANFVAEPGYTLVSEAGYAATLVFMLAGVYLLLRRLDLEPYRGFLFALVPFFLFGGALRVVEDAFDRGLESGFGVALEYPLNTVLISPLIYFTVFVLALVALVVSKYLQREGVTDTFHYPLAGFGVAASLLTVGYLTYLSATTRYVQFYPLVFVTTVGLATLIAFGAYYLLERVAPWVNEGTGTLGIVVVWAHAIDGVANVIASDWATAFGLASLYGSKHPVDRILSGISESVPVLAAVPGDSWLFLVVKVVVPVAILAIFEEEFFEDSPRYAVILLGAIIAVGLGPGTRDMIRVTFGI, from the coding sequence ATGGAAGTCCTCGACCGGTACGGGGTGAGCCCGGAGCAGGCGTGGGTCGGCAGCCTCGTGGCCGCGGTCGCGGTCATCGTCGGCGCCGCGGTCGCCTTCACCGAGCAGGTCTACTACGGCTTCATCTGGCGGTACTTCTGGGGCCCGGTCCACGCCGACGCCGTCAGCGTCGAGTGTCTGGTCTACGTCCGCGAGACCGGCGAGGTCGTCCGCGGAGCGACGCTCGCGGAGGGGTGTTCCCGCGCGACCGCGAACTTCGTCGCCGAACCCGGCTACACACTGGTCTCCGAGGCCGGCTACGCGGCGACGCTCGTGTTCATGCTCGCGGGCGTCTACCTCCTGCTCCGCCGGCTCGACCTGGAGCCGTACCGCGGGTTCCTGTTCGCGCTCGTTCCCTTCTTCCTCTTCGGCGGCGCTCTCCGGGTCGTCGAGGACGCCTTCGACAGGGGGCTGGAGAGCGGGTTCGGGGTCGCGCTGGAGTACCCGCTCAACACCGTCCTCATCAGCCCGCTCATCTACTTCACCGTCTTCGTGCTCGCGCTCGTCGCCCTGGTCGTGAGCAAGTACCTCCAGCGCGAGGGGGTCACCGACACCTTCCACTACCCGCTCGCCGGCTTCGGCGTGGCCGCCTCCCTCCTCACAGTCGGGTACCTCACCTACCTCTCGGCGACGACCCGGTACGTCCAGTTCTACCCGCTCGTGTTCGTCACGACGGTCGGGCTGGCGACGCTGATCGCCTTCGGCGCCTACTACCTGCTCGAGCGGGTCGCCCCCTGGGTCAACGAGGGAACCGGCACGCTCGGCATCGTGGTCGTCTGGGCCCACGCTATCGACGGCGTGGCGAACGTCATCGCCTCGGACTGGGCGACCGCCTTCGGCCTGGCCAGCCTCTACGGCTCGAAACACCCCGTCGACCGCATCCTCTCGGGGATCTCGGAGTCGGTCCCCGTGCTCGCGGCCGTTCCCGGTGACTCCTGGCTCTTTCTCGTGGTCAAGGTCGTCGTCCCGGTCGCCATTCTGGCGATCTTCGAGGAGGAGTTCTTCGAGGACAGCCCCCGCTACGCCGTCATCCTCCTTGGAGCGATCATCGCCGTCGGCCTCGGACCCGGCACGCGGGACATGATCCGGGTCACTTTCGGGATCTGA
- a CDS encoding YcaO-like family protein — translation MTVGLVGSGPAVAAVEAALSDVDADTRAVDPVDAGGVEVGVVVGDTGDDRFDRANDAALDGGTPWLAVELGGVGGTPVAEAAVAALSPATACYECLRGRVEANLDEETGAAAGTGAGAETPPQTARFAGALAGHALARHLTAGADIFGRVTEVASPPVERDLLGLPGCRCDAGSHGAGSDLDRSQADRDVDGALARAERGVDERVGVVREVGEAESFPVPYYLAETCDTSGFSDASAQRQAAGVDAGWDGAFMKALGEGMERYCAGVYRRSDLPRGLPEDVESPVPPSAFVCRDDPEVTAPLYWVEGEHLAAGDPLAAGEAVHLPAAFVLHPPPTERFRPPLTTGLGLGNGGVGALLAGLYEVIERDATMLSWYSTVDPLELSVEDEVVGTLTDRARSEGLEVTLLLLTQDVDVPVVAAAVHRGEWPRFALGSGANLDAAAAARSALAEALQNWTELRSMGPEGAREESGAIGRYADLPPAAADFVDADAAVTAESVSAPELSGGAELEAVLERLADAGLDAYAARLTTRDVAALGFEAVRVVVPPAQPLFLGEAYFGERARSVPESLGFEARLDREHHPFP, via the coding sequence ATGACAGTCGGTCTGGTCGGGTCCGGGCCCGCGGTCGCTGCCGTTGAGGCGGCGCTTTCGGACGTGGACGCCGACACGCGAGCGGTGGACCCGGTCGACGCCGGGGGCGTCGAGGTGGGCGTCGTCGTCGGTGACACGGGCGACGACCGCTTCGACCGGGCCAACGACGCCGCCCTCGACGGCGGGACGCCCTGGCTGGCGGTCGAACTCGGGGGCGTGGGTGGCACCCCGGTCGCGGAGGCCGCCGTCGCTGCCCTCTCCCCGGCGACGGCCTGTTACGAGTGTCTCCGCGGGCGGGTCGAGGCGAACCTGGACGAGGAGACCGGAGCCGCGGCCGGAACCGGTGCCGGGGCCGAAACGCCCCCGCAGACGGCGCGCTTCGCAGGCGCGCTCGCGGGGCACGCGCTCGCCCGACACCTGACTGCGGGGGCTGACATCTTCGGACGGGTCACCGAGGTGGCTTCCCCGCCGGTCGAGCGCGACCTGCTGGGGCTGCCGGGCTGTCGGTGTGACGCCGGCAGTCACGGCGCCGGGAGCGACCTCGACCGCTCACAGGCCGACCGCGACGTCGACGGGGCCCTCGCCCGGGCCGAGCGCGGCGTCGACGAGCGGGTCGGAGTCGTCCGGGAGGTCGGCGAGGCGGAGTCGTTCCCGGTGCCGTACTACCTGGCAGAGACCTGCGACACGTCGGGGTTCAGCGACGCGAGCGCCCAGCGACAGGCGGCGGGAGTCGACGCCGGCTGGGACGGGGCCTTCATGAAGGCGCTCGGGGAGGGGATGGAGCGGTACTGCGCGGGCGTCTACCGCCGGTCGGACCTGCCCCGCGGGCTCCCGGAAGACGTCGAGTCCCCGGTCCCGCCGTCGGCCTTCGTCTGTCGCGACGACCCGGAGGTGACGGCGCCGCTGTACTGGGTCGAGGGCGAACACCTCGCCGCCGGGGACCCGCTCGCAGCCGGCGAGGCTGTCCACCTGCCCGCGGCCTTCGTGTTGCACCCGCCGCCGACCGAGCGATTTCGACCGCCGCTCACGACCGGCCTCGGCCTCGGTAACGGGGGCGTGGGGGCGTTGCTGGCCGGTCTCTACGAGGTGATCGAACGCGACGCGACGATGCTGTCGTGGTACTCGACCGTCGACCCGCTGGAGCTGTCCGTCGAGGACGAGGTGGTGGGGACGCTGACCGACCGGGCCCGGTCGGAGGGGCTGGAGGTGACCCTCCTGTTGCTCACGCAGGACGTCGACGTTCCGGTCGTGGCGGCGGCCGTCCACCGCGGGGAGTGGCCCCGCTTCGCGCTGGGTTCGGGAGCGAATCTGGACGCGGCCGCCGCCGCGCGGTCGGCGCTGGCCGAGGCGCTCCAGAACTGGACCGAACTCCGGAGCATGGGGCCCGAGGGCGCCCGCGAGGAGAGCGGGGCCATCGGCCGCTACGCCGACCTGCCGCCGGCGGCCGCGGACTTCGTCGACGCCGACGCGGCCGTCACCGCGGAGTCGGTCTCCGCTCCGGAGCTGTCGGGCGGGGCGGAACTCGAGGCCGTCCTCGAGCGGCTCGCCGACGCCGGCCTGGACGCCTACGCCGCGCGGCTGACGACCCGCGACGTCGCCGCGCTCGGGTTCGAAGCGGTCCGGGTCGTCGTTCCGCCGGCCCAGCCGCTCTTTCTCGGCGAGGCCTACTTCGGGGAGCGCGCCCGGTCAGTCCCGGAGAGCCTCGGCTTCGAGGCACGCCTAGACCGCGAGCACCACCCCTTCCCCTGA
- the tbsP gene encoding transcriptional regulator TbsP — protein sequence MSLSSNRVGESVGDVVADALGRSEELLVVNPSRAAMVALVDRLSATEEPPRVRLFADPETLKALLAEFVPAATLADLVADGVVAVRTLQSVPRNALLLSPESVVALVPGPELVAGLVTTDEGFVSGAYEDFDRRWGAAPEYDLGTPPLSRVRETLQSALGEAVATDFEALLRAVDGGRDADAVALCLLAAARNEQLLYDVSRWGEEVGLASKATFSRTKTALEDAGLLGTEKVPIDVGRPRLRLTLPPELAGQSVDALAREARDRL from the coding sequence ATGTCGCTGTCCTCGAACAGGGTCGGGGAGTCGGTCGGTGACGTCGTCGCCGACGCGCTCGGTCGGTCGGAGGAGCTTCTCGTCGTCAACCCCTCGCGGGCGGCGATGGTGGCGCTCGTCGACCGGCTCTCGGCGACCGAGGAGCCGCCGCGCGTGCGCCTGTTCGCGGACCCGGAGACGCTGAAGGCGTTGCTCGCGGAGTTCGTCCCCGCGGCGACGCTCGCGGACCTGGTCGCCGACGGGGTCGTCGCGGTCCGGACCCTCCAGTCGGTCCCCCGAAACGCGCTGTTGCTCTCCCCGGAGTCGGTGGTCGCGCTGGTGCCGGGTCCCGAACTGGTCGCGGGTCTCGTCACGACCGACGAGGGCTTCGTCTCCGGGGCGTACGAGGACTTCGACAGACGGTGGGGGGCGGCCCCCGAGTACGACCTCGGGACGCCGCCGCTCTCGCGGGTCAGGGAGACGCTCCAGTCGGCGCTCGGTGAGGCGGTGGCGACCGACTTCGAGGCGCTGCTGCGGGCTGTCGATGGCGGGAGAGACGCCGACGCGGTCGCACTCTGCCTGCTCGCGGCGGCCCGTAACGAGCAGCTGCTGTACGACGTCAGCCGGTGGGGCGAGGAGGTGGGTCTGGCGAGCAAGGCGACGTTCTCGCGGACCAAGACGGCCCTCGAGGACGCCGGGCTGCTCGGGACGGAGAAGGTCCCAATCGACGTGGGCCGGCCCCGTCTCCGGCTGACGCTGCCGCCGGAACTGGCCGGTCAGTCGGTCGACGCACTGGCCCGCGAGGCCCGGGACCGTCTCTGA
- a CDS encoding transcription initiation factor IIB codes for MTDTTTRRGTRERERDEREEEDTQDEEELVCPECGGTLVSDAEHGETVCEECGLVVEEDEIDPGPEWRAFDSKEKDKKSRVGAPTTQMMHDKGLSTNIGWQDKDAYGNALSSRQREKMQRLRTWNERFRTRDSKERNLKQALGEIDRMASALGLPENVRETASVVYRRALDEDLLPGRSIEGVSTAALYAAARQAGTPRSLDEIASVSRVEKDEIARTYRYVVRELNLEIQPADPESYVPRFASDLDLSEESERRARQLLQNAKEQGVHSGKSPVGLAAAAVYAASLLTNEKVTQSEVSEVANISEVTIRNRYHELLEAEEGVPGV; via the coding sequence ATGACCGACACTACCACGAGGCGAGGTACACGCGAGCGCGAGCGCGACGAGCGCGAGGAGGAAGACACGCAAGACGAGGAGGAACTGGTCTGCCCGGAGTGTGGCGGAACGTTAGTCAGCGACGCGGAGCACGGGGAGACGGTCTGTGAGGAGTGTGGGCTGGTCGTCGAGGAAGACGAGATCGACCCCGGCCCGGAGTGGCGCGCCTTCGACTCCAAGGAGAAGGACAAGAAGTCCCGCGTCGGTGCGCCGACCACCCAGATGATGCACGACAAGGGGCTGTCCACGAACATCGGCTGGCAGGACAAGGACGCCTACGGTAACGCGCTCTCCAGCCGCCAGCGCGAAAAGATGCAGCGCCTGCGTACGTGGAACGAGCGCTTCCGTACCCGCGACAGCAAGGAGCGCAACCTCAAGCAGGCACTCGGCGAGATCGACCGGATGGCCTCCGCGCTCGGCCTCCCCGAAAACGTCCGCGAGACCGCCTCGGTCGTCTACCGCCGCGCGCTCGACGAGGACCTCCTGCCCGGTCGCTCCATCGAGGGCGTCTCCACGGCGGCGCTGTACGCGGCCGCCCGCCAGGCCGGCACCCCCCGCTCGCTCGACGAGATCGCGAGCGTCTCCCGCGTCGAGAAAGACGAGATCGCCCGCACCTACCGCTACGTCGTGCGGGAGCTGAACCTGGAGATCCAGCCCGCGGACCCGGAGAGCTACGTGCCCCGGTTCGCCTCGGACCTGGACCTTTCGGAGGAGTCCGAGCGCCGCGCCCGCCAGCTGCTCCAGAACGCCAAAGAACAGGGCGTCCACTCCGGCAAGTCACCGGTCGGGCTCGCGGCCGCCGCGGTGTATGCCGCCTCGCTTCTCACCAACGAGAAGGTCACCCAGAGCGAGGTCTCGGAGGTCGCCAACATCTCCGAGGTCACCATCCGCAACCGCTACCACGAACTGCTCGAGGCCGAGGAAGGCGTCCCCGGCGTCTGA
- the gatC gene encoding Asp-tRNA(Asn)/Glu-tRNA(Gln) amidotransferase subunit GatC gives MSESAVDPEEVAHVADLARVDLADDELEAFAEQFADILAYFETLDEVPEVESEPDLTNVMRADEVEASLSQAEALENAPDAEDGFFKGPRVS, from the coding sequence ATGAGCGAGTCAGCCGTCGACCCCGAGGAGGTCGCCCACGTCGCCGACCTGGCGCGGGTCGACCTCGCAGACGACGAACTGGAGGCCTTCGCCGAGCAGTTCGCCGACATCCTCGCGTACTTCGAGACGCTGGACGAGGTGCCCGAGGTCGAGAGCGAGCCCGACCTCACCAACGTGATGCGGGCCGACGAGGTCGAGGCGTCGCTGAGCCAGGCCGAAGCCCTCGAAAACGCCCCGGACGCCGAGGACGGCTTCTTCAAGGGCCCGCGGGTCTCGTGA
- the gatA gene encoding Asp-tRNA(Asn)/Glu-tRNA(Gln) amidotransferase subunit GatA, translated as MSHNAYITAEPIEGSDDGPLAGLTVAVKDNISTEGVPTTCGSAMLAEYVPPYDATVVRRLKEAGATIPGKTNMDEFGMGTTTETSAFGPVENPAAEGHVPGGSSGGSAAAVAAGEADLALGSDTGGSVRCPAAFCGVVGIKPTYGLVSRYGLVAYANSLEQIGPLAPTVEEAAELLEVIAGPDDRDATTRDARAETGDDDAYDYAGAADGDVDGMEVGVPTELLEGADEGVTEQFWAAIDDLESRGASYHEVDLPSLSHAVEAYYVIAMSEASSNLARFDGVRYGLPASETDEGYEGDWNDTFARVREEGFGEEVKRRVLLGTYALSAGYQDKYYKKAQDARAWVKRDFDEALSEADVLASPTMPVPPFERGESLDDPLKMYLADANTTPVNLANLPAISVPAGETDEGLPVGLQLVGPAFGEKTVIRAGSALA; from the coding sequence ATGAGTCACAACGCCTACATCACCGCCGAGCCCATCGAGGGCAGCGACGACGGGCCGCTGGCCGGCCTGACGGTCGCCGTCAAGGACAACATCTCCACCGAGGGCGTCCCCACGACCTGCGGGTCGGCGATGCTCGCGGAGTACGTCCCGCCCTACGACGCGACGGTCGTCCGCCGGCTGAAGGAGGCCGGCGCGACCATCCCCGGCAAGACCAACATGGACGAGTTCGGGATGGGGACGACGACCGAGACCTCCGCCTTCGGCCCCGTCGAGAACCCCGCCGCCGAGGGCCACGTTCCGGGGGGATCCTCCGGGGGGTCGGCCGCGGCCGTCGCCGCCGGCGAGGCCGACCTCGCGCTGGGCAGCGATACGGGCGGGTCGGTCCGGTGTCCCGCCGCCTTCTGTGGCGTCGTCGGGATCAAGCCCACCTACGGGCTGGTCTCGCGGTACGGGCTGGTCGCCTACGCCAACTCCTTAGAGCAGATCGGCCCGCTCGCCCCCACTGTCGAGGAGGCCGCCGAACTGCTCGAGGTCATCGCCGGCCCGGACGACCGGGACGCCACCACCCGGGACGCCCGCGCGGAGACCGGCGACGACGACGCCTACGACTACGCGGGCGCCGCCGACGGCGACGTCGACGGGATGGAGGTCGGCGTGCCCACCGAACTGCTGGAGGGGGCCGACGAGGGCGTCACCGAGCAGTTCTGGGCTGCCATCGACGACCTCGAGAGTCGGGGCGCGAGCTACCACGAGGTCGACCTGCCCTCGCTTTCCCACGCGGTCGAGGCCTACTACGTCATCGCGATGTCCGAGGCCTCCTCCAATCTCGCCCGGTTCGACGGCGTCCGCTACGGGCTGCCAGCCAGTGAGACCGATGAGGGGTACGAGGGCGACTGGAACGACACCTTCGCCCGGGTCCGCGAGGAGGGCTTTGGCGAGGAGGTCAAACGCCGGGTCCTCCTTGGGACGTACGCCCTCTCGGCGGGGTACCAGGACAAGTACTACAAGAAGGCCCAGGACGCCCGCGCCTGGGTGAAGCGGGACTTCGACGAGGCGCTGTCCGAGGCCGACGTGCTCGCCTCGCCGACGATGCCCGTCCCGCCCTTCGAGCGCGGCGAGAGCCTGGACGACCCGCTGAAGATGTACCTGGCCGACGCCAACACGACCCCGGTCAATCTCGCCAACCTCCCCGCCATCTCTGTGCCCGCCGGCGAGACCGACGAGGGGCTTCCGGTGGGCCTGCAGCTGGTCGGGCCCGCCTTCGGGGAGAAGACGGTCATCCGGGCGGGCAGCGCACTGGCGTGA
- a CDS encoding PfkB family carbohydrate kinase: MTGAPAVCSLGSINVDRTHRVSGAELSALADRYEWFPERGRTVRVGTATIPPAFDDADEVRHGGKGANQAVAAARAGADVTMLGTVGTDHEEFGVLAALQEEGVDTSRVGVAATPTGRADVFVDPGGDNRIVVQPGANDALDEAYIKDHIEAIRSADCLLLQNEVPAAPVVSLLEELAAASDPPVVVLDPAPPEGAEGLVGAGGVDYLTPNETEYEVLRPHLDGFGGVLVRKRGGESVVVEDSERFAVTPPAVDVVDTTGAGDVLNGFLAARLAAGAPLRAAVETAVVAGSLSVRERGARAGVPTLDDVRAFQKR; this comes from the coding sequence GTGACGGGGGCGCCCGCGGTCTGCAGCCTCGGGAGCATCAACGTCGACAGGACCCACCGCGTCTCCGGCGCGGAGCTGTCCGCTCTCGCCGACAGGTACGAGTGGTTCCCGGAGCGCGGCCGGACGGTCCGGGTGGGGACAGCGACCATCCCGCCGGCGTTCGACGACGCCGACGAGGTCCGCCACGGGGGCAAGGGGGCCAACCAGGCCGTCGCGGCGGCGCGGGCGGGAGCCGACGTGACGATGCTGGGGACGGTCGGCACGGACCACGAGGAGTTCGGAGTACTCGCCGCCCTGCAAGAGGAGGGCGTCGACACGAGCCGCGTCGGTGTCGCGGCGACACCGACGGGCCGGGCGGACGTGTTCGTCGACCCCGGCGGCGACAACCGGATCGTCGTGCAGCCGGGAGCGAACGATGCCCTCGACGAGGCCTACATCAAGGACCACATCGAAGCCATCCGGTCGGCCGACTGCCTGCTGTTGCAAAACGAAGTTCCGGCCGCCCCGGTCGTGTCCCTGCTCGAGGAGCTGGCTGCCGCGTCCGACCCGCCGGTCGTGGTCCTCGACCCGGCGCCCCCGGAGGGCGCCGAGGGTCTCGTCGGCGCGGGCGGGGTCGACTACCTCACCCCCAACGAAACCGAGTACGAGGTGCTCCGTCCTCACCTCGACGGCTTCGGCGGCGTGCTGGTCCGCAAGCGCGGCGGGGAGTCGGTCGTGGTCGAGGACAGCGAGCGGTTCGCGGTGACGCCGCCGGCGGTCGACGTCGTCGACACGACCGGTGCCGGCGACGTGTTGAACGGCTTCCTCGCGGCCCGGCTGGCGGCCGGTGCCCCGCTGCGGGCGGCCGTCGAGACGGCGGTCGTCGCGGGGTCGCTGTCGGTCCGCGAGCGGGGGGCACGCGCCGGAGTCCCGACGCTCGATGACGTGCGGGCGTTCCAGAAGCGGTGA
- a CDS encoding CBS domain-containing protein, which produces MPVTDLARSDVVTADLETPVPDLAERMADENVGSIVITEGDEPVGIVTDRDLAVRALTDAAPTDLVAENVLSEDLVTVPADAGFYEATELMSEHGVRRLPVTDGGDLVGIVTADDLHELLADEQEQFADVIRAQRPAY; this is translated from the coding sequence ATGCCAGTAACAGACCTCGCGAGGTCGGACGTCGTCACGGCCGACCTGGAGACGCCCGTCCCGGACCTGGCCGAGCGCATGGCCGACGAGAACGTGGGCAGCATCGTCATCACCGAGGGCGACGAGCCCGTGGGGATCGTCACCGACCGGGACCTCGCCGTCCGCGCACTGACCGACGCGGCCCCGACCGACCTGGTCGCCGAGAACGTGCTGTCCGAAGACCTGGTCACGGTGCCGGCCGATGCCGGGTTCTACGAGGCGACGGAGCTGATGAGCGAACACGGGGTCCGCCGGCTCCCGGTCACGGACGGCGGCGACCTCGTCGGCATCGTCACCGCCGACGACCTGCACGAACTACTCGCCGACGAACAGGAACAGTTCGCGGACGTCATCCGCGCGCAGCGGCCGGCCTACTGA
- a CDS encoding glycosyltransferase, with protein MTLPRVAAFTDTYLPTVNGVTYTVRTWRDRWEQRGGRMDVVFPESDHDPAAAEHPVGSIPFPFYDGFRVGLPSVPDAVESADVVHAHTPFGVGLGALRAARAGDRPLVASYHTPCAEYAEYLSVNGRVKRTVRRAATGYERWFLGHADVVVAPSERTAAHVEDVVAVDTEVTVVPNGVDTDVFAPVENPRERFDLPDGPLVGYTGRHGHEKRLDVLVEAVARLDREVTLVFGGDGPARGDLERLVEKRGLDARFLGFLDREDLPAFYAALDVFGFPSPVETQGLVALEANACGTPVAGVDAGALADTIEEGETGYRAPADDPEALAAAIERTFAERDRLGETCLARRDSLSVEHAVDRLAAVYDRLRAQSVRR; from the coding sequence ATGACGCTCCCCCGGGTGGCTGCGTTCACCGACACGTACCTCCCGACGGTCAACGGGGTGACCTACACCGTCCGGACGTGGCGGGACCGCTGGGAACAGCGCGGCGGCCGGATGGACGTCGTCTTCCCGGAGAGCGACCACGACCCGGCGGCGGCCGAACACCCCGTGGGGAGCATCCCCTTCCCCTTCTACGACGGCTTCCGGGTGGGGCTGCCCAGCGTCCCCGACGCGGTCGAAAGCGCCGACGTCGTCCACGCGCATACGCCGTTCGGCGTCGGCCTGGGCGCGCTGCGGGCGGCCCGGGCGGGCGACCGGCCGCTTGTGGCCTCCTACCACACCCCCTGCGCGGAGTACGCGGAGTATCTCTCGGTCAACGGCCGGGTGAAGCGGACGGTCCGGCGGGCCGCGACCGGCTACGAGCGGTGGTTTCTCGGCCACGCCGACGTCGTCGTCGCGCCCAGCGAGCGCACGGCGGCCCACGTCGAGGATGTCGTCGCCGTCGACACCGAGGTGACGGTCGTCCCCAACGGGGTCGATACGGACGTGTTCGCGCCCGTCGAGAACCCCCGCGAGCGCTTCGACCTGCCCGACGGGCCGCTCGTGGGTTACACCGGACGCCACGGTCACGAGAAGCGGCTGGACGTGCTCGTCGAGGCGGTCGCACGGCTGGACCGGGAGGTGACGCTTGTCTTCGGTGGCGACGGGCCGGCCCGCGGTGACCTCGAGCGGCTGGTCGAGAAGCGCGGCCTCGACGCCCGCTTTCTGGGCTTTCTGGACCGCGAGGACCTCCCTGCCTTCTACGCCGCGCTCGACGTCTTCGGCTTCCCCAGCCCGGTCGAGACCCAGGGGCTGGTCGCGCTGGAGGCAAACGCCTGCGGGACGCCCGTGGCAGGGGTGGACGCCGGCGCGCTCGCGGACACCATCGAGGAGGGCGAGACCGGCTACAGAGCCCCGGCCGACGACCCGGAGGCGCTCGCGGCGGCCATCGAGCGCACCTTCGCCGAGCGCGACCGGCTCGGCGAGACCTGTCTCGCCCGCCGGGACTCCCTCAGCGTCGAGCACGCTGTCGACCGCCTGGCCGCCGTCTACGACCGACTCCGGGCCCAGTCTGTTCGACGCTGA